GTCGTCCATCAACGCGACCAATCGGTCGCACCCGTCGCCCGTAGCCGCCGAAATCGCCACCGGGTTCTCGAAGCCGAGCAGCTCGTAACGGCCTACGTCGAAATCCGGTACCAGGTCGGCCTTGTTGAATACGTCTACCCGGCGCTTCTCGCGCGCCCCTAACTCGCTTAGGAGGTCCTCCACGACTTCGGCCCGGCCCTCTATGTTCGCCGCGGTCACGTCGCGGACGACGAGTATAACGTCGGCCCGCGTTATCTCCTCCATCGTAGCGCGAAACGCGGCTATGATGTCCGGCGGGAGGTTCGATATGAAGCCGACGGTATCCGCCAGCAATACGACTCGCCCCGACGGCAACCGCGCCCGCTTAATAAACGGGTCGAGCGTCGCGAACGGCACGTCGGCGGCGTACGCCTCCGAACCGGCGAGCCGGTTGAGGAGCGTCGTCTTCCCGGAATTGGTATATCCCACGATGGCCGCCAACGGCAGCGCCGCCCGGCCCGCCCTTTCCAGCGAACGGCGGCGGGAGACGTCCTTGAGCTTACGCTTCAACGTCGATATCTTGCGCATCACGCGCCGGCGGTCGATCTCCAACTTGGTTTCGCCCGGGCCGCGTATCCCGATGCCGCCCGCGGTACGGCTCAACTCACCGCCCCACCCTCGCAGCCGCGGGAGTTCGTACTCGAGCTGGGCGAGCTCCACTTGCAGGCGGCCTTCGTTCGTGCGGGCCCGCTGGGCGAATATATCCAAAATCACCGTCGGCCGGTCGACGACGCGAACGTCCAACGCCTCTTCCAAGTTGCGCTGCTGCGCTGGCGTCAACGGCTCGTCGAAGACGACGAGGTTCGCTTCCGTTTCCTTGACCTCGGCCGCGACCTCGGCCGCCTTGCCCCGGCCTATCAAGAGCGCCGGGTCGGCCTTGTTACGCTTTTGAATAACGCCGCCCGCTACCCCGGCGCCCGCCGCCCTCACCAGATTCTCGAGCTCCAGAAGCGACTCTTCGGAAGTTAATGCCGACGCGCGGCGCCAATCGACGCCCACCAGAAACGCGCGCTCGGCCGCGAAGCGGTCCGCGTCTTCGGGCCTAACCGGCACCGGGTTCCCCTTTCTCAATTTCGCGTAGATACGCCGCCAAGCCCTCTTGCCACGGCGGCATAACCTCGCCCGTGAGGGCCATATACAACGACGCGTCGAGCGCGGAATAGCGTGGCCGCCGCGCCGGCAACTCGAGGTCGGCGGTGGCTATCGCCCTTAACGGTACTCGATAACCCGTTAAACGCAGAATCTCGCCGGCGACGTCGAACCAGCTGGCCTCGCCCGAGCCGGCGACGTGCAGGACGCCGCGGAATTCTAAGCCGACGAGTTTCGCCAACGCCGTCGCCAGGTGGCCGGCGTACGTCGGCGACCCGCGTTGGTCGTCTACCACTTCCAGCGGCTCGCCTTCCTTCGCGCGCGCGATTATTTTGGATACGAAGTTGGCGCCCCCGGCGCCGAAGAGCCAGGCCGTGCGGACGATAACGTGCTCGGTAGCCGTCGCCGCTACGCGCTTTTCGCCGTCGAGTTTGCTTTCGCCGTAAGCGGACAGCGGCTCAGGTCCGTCGCCCTCTTTATAAGGAACTCGCGAACGGCCGTCGAAGACGTAATCGGTGCTTATGTGTATTACGCGCGCGCCCGCCGCCGCGGCCGCCGCGGCGACGTTTCCCGCTCCCCGGCCGTTTACGTCGAAGCATAAATCGCGTTTGCTCTCGCAGCCGTCGACGTTCGTAAACGCCGCGCAGTTGATGACGACGGCCGGCCTTTCTTCATCCATTACGCCCCGGACACGGCGCGCGTCCGTAACGTCCATCTCGGCGACGTCGACGCCGACGACGTCAAAACCGTGCCCCGGGAGCTCCCTCATCAGGGCGCGCCCCAAGATGCCGCGGTGTCCGGTAACTAAAATCTTCACGCGTTTAACCGCCGTACTGGCGCTTGTAATATTCGTCGAAAGCCTCGTCCTTAAGAGGCCGCCACCAGTCTTCGTGTTCGACGTACCAACGAACCGTCTCCTCGAGGCCCGCGTCGAACGGCGTTCGGGGACGCCACCCCAAGGCCTTAATGCGTTCGCAGCTCAGCGCGTAACGGCGGTCGTGGCCCGGGCGGTCTTTGACGTACGTTATCAGGTCGTCGCCCTTGCCGAGTAACTTCAGGATGCGCTTCGTAACGTCTACGTTCTCGAGTTCACAATCGCCGCCGACGTTGTAAACGGTCCCCGGCTCGCCCCTCTCGAGCAGCAACGCGAGCGCCTCGCAGTTGTCGCGCACGTGCAGCCAGTCGCGCACCTGGCGGCCGTCGCCGTACACCGGCAACGGTTTATCGTCGAGCGCGTTGGTAACGAACAGCGGTATTAACTTTTCGGGATACTGGAACGGGCCGTAGTTGTTGGTCGAACGCGCCACCAGCGCCGGCGCGCCGAAGGTCTTGGCGTACGCGAGCGCGAGTAAGTCGCCGCCGGCCTTCGACGCCGAATACGGGCTCGAGGGCTCGAGCGCAGCTCCCTCGCCGAACGCGCCCTCGTCTATGGACCCGTAGACTTCGTCCGTCGAGACCTGCACGAATATTTTGACGCCGTGCTCGCGCGCCGCCTCGAGCAACGTGAACGTTCCGACGACGTCCGTTAGAACGAACTCCCTGGGGAAAAGTATGGACCGGTCGACGTGCGTTTCGGCGGCGAAATTTATCACGGCGTCACAGCCGGCGATGACCCGGCGCACGACGTCCTCGTCGGCGACGTCGCCCCGTACGAAAGTGAACCGAGGATTATCGCGAGCGCTCTTGAGGTTCTCGACGTTGCCGGCGTACGTCAGTTTATCCAGGACGACCACGTCGACGCCGGGCCAGCGCTCGAGCGCGTACAAAACGAAATTCGAGCCGATAAATCCGGCGCCGCCCGTCGCGAGTATTCGTTCCATTAATCAGCTCTCCCCGTTGCGCCGCCGGGCCGCCCATATGCCGCGGCCCCGCCGCCGCGCCTCCTCTTCCGCGCGTCGAAACCGCGGCGCGAACGCCGTGTTGGGCGGGATTTCCAACGTCTTCGCCCAACCGGCGCGAACCATTTCCTCGTTCACGAAGACCAACCGTCCGGCCTCCGTACGCACGTAAACGTACGCCAGCGTTCTCCCGTAGCGGTCGTACCGTTCGCGGCCGTAGCCGAGCGACATTTTCCCTTGCGAAAGGAGTCGTTCGTTGTACCCCCGCGCCTCGTCGTAAAAAGGCTCGTCCCTCTCGGGGGCGTCGATGCCTATATATCGTACGGGCCCCACGCCCGCCATCCTGATAGTATCGCCGTCGACGACGTCGTACCTCCCGGCGCCGAACAGGAAACTTCGCCACCCGAATTCGCGGCCGCTCCTGGAGGCGATGACGGCGACGGTCGTAACCGCCGCCACGGCCAACGTGAGCGCCGCGACCAATCGCTTTTTAGAAGAGCGCGGCATCTCCCGGCGGCTCGAGCGCCACCCCCAGCAAGTCCATCATCATCTCGGCGTTGGTGACCGCCTGCCCCAGCGGGTGGTTGTTCATAAATACGTACGTCTTCTTGGCCTTGGCCGCCACTTCCTTTATCCGCGGTAACCACTCTTCCAACTCTTGCCGCGGATATAAATAATCGTACCGCTCCGCCGCTTGCTCGTGTCGCCACCACTTCTTGGCGTTGCGGCCGTGGAAGCGGAAATACCCCACGTCGGAAGTGGCCGCCGCCGTAGCCGGCAACAACCCCTTGAGGCCCGGCTCGTCGACGTTACAAAACCCGACCTTCATCTCCGACAGTTGCTCGAACGCGTCGTCGTTGACCCAGGAATCGTTTCGGAACTCGGCCACCACGCTCAGGTCGCCGAGGTACTCCGCTATTTTCTTCAGGAATTCCATCGCCGCCGGCGTGTACTTGAAGCGCCAAGGAAATTGCGCCAACAAACACCCCAGCACGCCGGCCTCCGCCATCGGCTCGACGCCCCGGCGGTAATCGCCGGCCAGCTCCTCGGTAAGTTTACCCTCGTGGGTTATGTCGCCCGTCAGCTTAACGGCGTAACTCAGGCGGGGCGCCTTGCTCGCGATCGCCGCCATGGTGCGGGCGGCCGGCAGCCGGTAATAGGTAAAATTGATTTCGACCGCGGCGAAGCGGCGGGTGTA
This region of bacterium genomic DNA includes:
- the hflX gene encoding GTPase HflX, giving the protein MPVRPEDADRFAAERAFLVGVDWRRASALTSEESLLELENLVRAAGAGVAGGVIQKRNKADPALLIGRGKAAEVAAEVKETEANLVVFDEPLTPAQQRNLEEALDVRVVDRPTVILDIFAQRARTNEGRLQVELAQLEYELPRLRGWGGELSRTAGGIGIRGPGETKLEIDRRRVMRKISTLKRKLKDVSRRRSLERAGRAALPLAAIVGYTNSGKTTLLNRLAGSEAYAADVPFATLDPFIKRARLPSGRVVLLADTVGFISNLPPDIIAAFRATMEEITRADVILVVRDVTAANIEGRAEVVEDLLSELGAREKRRVDVFNKADLVPDFDVGRYELLGFENPVAISAATGDGCDRLVALMDDVLAGEGVRVVAELSPGPLLTEVYERGRVLTRDDHDGRVRVVADVPAELARRLEPYAAADKGVP
- the rfbD gene encoding dTDP-4-dehydrorhamnose reductase, yielding MKILVTGHRGILGRALMRELPGHGFDVVGVDVAEMDVTDARRVRGVMDEERPAVVINCAAFTNVDGCESKRDLCFDVNGRGAGNVAAAAAAAGARVIHISTDYVFDGRSRVPYKEGDGPEPLSAYGESKLDGEKRVAATATEHVIVRTAWLFGAGGANFVSKIIARAKEGEPLEVVDDQRGSPTYAGHLATALAKLVGLEFRGVLHVAGSGEASWFDVAGEILRLTGYRVPLRAIATADLELPARRPRYSALDASLYMALTGEVMPPWQEGLAAYLREIEKGEPGAG
- the rfbB gene encoding dTDP-glucose 4,6-dehydratase, translated to MERILATGGAGFIGSNFVLYALERWPGVDVVVLDKLTYAGNVENLKSARDNPRFTFVRGDVADEDVVRRVIAGCDAVINFAAETHVDRSILFPREFVLTDVVGTFTLLEAAREHGVKIFVQVSTDEVYGSIDEGAFGEGAALEPSSPYSASKAGGDLLALAYAKTFGAPALVARSTNNYGPFQYPEKLIPLFVTNALDDKPLPVYGDGRQVRDWLHVRDNCEALALLLERGEPGTVYNVGGDCELENVDVTKRILKLLGKGDDLITYVKDRPGHDRRYALSCERIKALGWRPRTPFDAGLEETVRWYVEHEDWWRPLKDEAFDEYYKRQYGG
- a CDS encoding thermonuclease family protein; this translates as MPRSSKKRLVAALTLAVAAVTTVAVIASRSGREFGWRSFLFGAGRYDVVDGDTIRMAGVGPVRYIGIDAPERDEPFYDEARGYNERLLSQGKMSLGYGRERYDRYGRTLAYVYVRTEAGRLVFVNEEMVRAGWAKTLEIPPNTAFAPRFRRAEEEARRRGRGIWAARRRNGES
- a CDS encoding DUF72 domain-containing protein produces the protein MVKKKRNILVGTSGYSYQDWKGPFYPADIKDRDMLAFYTRRFAAVEINFTYYRLPAARTMAAIASKAPRLSYAVKLTGDITHEGKLTEELAGDYRRGVEPMAEAGVLGCLLAQFPWRFKYTPAAMEFLKKIAEYLGDLSVVAEFRNDSWVNDDAFEQLSEMKVGFCNVDEPGLKGLLPATAAATSDVGYFRFHGRNAKKWWRHEQAAERYDYLYPRQELEEWLPRIKEVAAKAKKTYVFMNNHPLGQAVTNAEMMMDLLGVALEPPGDAALF